The sequence TCAGGGCGCGCGCGTCGCGCAGCAGGGCCCGGTGGGCCTCCCACAGGTCCGGGCTGATGATCGCCTGGACTCGTCCTGTGGCGTCCTCCAGCACGTAGAACGCGAAGCCCTTCGCGGTGGGCGGCCGCTGCTTCGCCACGATCACGCCTGCGGCCCAGCAGGTGGCCCCGTGCCGCAAGCTGGCCAGGGTCTCGCAGCCCAGGTCGCGCAGCCGAGCGCGGTGGGCGTCCAGCTGATGACGCCCGGTCGGGGTCGTCCCGGTGAGCCCCGTATCCAGCGCGGCCTGCAGGTCAATGGGCAACTCAGGCACGTCGGGCAGGGCCGCCTCAGGCGCGAGCAGGGCCCGCGTCCCGGGCGGGCGGGCGTGGGCGACCGTCTGGAGGACGAAGTACGCCTCCCGGCGGTTGCGCTGCCGGTCAAGCGCGTCGAACGCCCCAGCCTTCACCAGGGTGTCGAGCGCATCCCGCTTGATCTGCACGCGGTCGTAGAAGTCTTCGACGCCCTGGAATTTGCCATTCGTCAGGCGTTCCTGCACGATCTGCCGGGCCGTGTCCGCACTGATCGCCTCAACAGCTGTGAGGGGCACGCGGACCGTGTGGACGGACTCTGCGCGGTACGACACACCTGAGCGGTTCACGCACGCACCGGTCAGCCGGACGCCTCGCCGGGCCGCTTCCGAGGCGATGGTACTCGCGGGCCACATGCCGGGCGCTTCGGTCAGGAACGCTGCGAAGTACGCCGCTGGATGGTGACGGCGCATGTACGCGCTGGCGTAGCTGTGCTGGGCGAACGCGTGCGCGTGACTCTCCGCGAACCCGTACCCCCGGAACGCCGCGCACTGCTCGAACACCGCGTCCGCCTCCCAGGGAAAAGCCCCGACCGTCGCGGCTGCGCCCTCTAGGAAGCTCACGCGCAGGGCAGCCAGCTCGTCCGGGTCCTCCACCTTGCTCAGGCGACTCCGGAAGCGGTCCGCCTGCGGCCAGTCCATGCCCGCGTACTGCACGGCAATGCGCAGGATCTGCTCCTGGAACATCAGCGTCCCGTGGGTGGGGGCCAGGATGGACTGGAGAGGCTCAGGCAGGTCTGGGACAGGCTCTTCTCCCCTGGCGCGGCGCACGTACGGATGCACGGTGCCGCTCTGAATGGGTCCGGGGCGGATCAATGCGATCTGGTGCGCAAGCTGCGTCATGTCCTTCGGTTGCAGCCGGGCGGTCATCTGCACCTGCGCCGGGGACTCGATCTGGAAGAGCGCCATGGTGTCGCCGGTGCTGATCTCCCGCCAGACCCCGGGGTCATCGGGGAGCTGCCCGTACTCGACCCACTCACCGGTCAGTCTGAGGACCTCCTCCCGGGCGCGTTCCAGGGCTGCGAGCATCCGCAACCCCAGCAGGTCCAGCTTGATCAGGCCCAGGCGTTCCACGTCGTCCTTGTCGAAAGTCAGCATCCGGATGCCCCCGGAGCTGCGCGTGAGGGGGCTGTAGTGCGTGAGGGACTCACTGCTGAGCACCACGCCCCCCGAGTGCGGCGCGAGGTGCCGGGTGAATTTCGGCTCGAGGCGCTCCAGGAGCGTCAGCAGGGCGTCTTTCACAGGCGCGTCGCCCAGCACCTCAGTGAAGACCGCTTCGGCTTCCCTCGCCCGGTGCGGCCGCAGGTGCCCGTAGTCCCGTCCCAGGGCTCGAGAGAGCCGGTCGCGCAGCTCCGGTGGGAGGCCCAGCGCCCGCCCCAGGTCCTGGATGGCGCTCTTCAGGCGGTACGTGATGCGGTTGGCGACCATCGCCTCCCCGGTGCCGGTCAGGCCCCAGCGGTCCTCCACCCAGCTCAGCACCTGATCCCGCCGGGAACTGGCGATGTCGATGTCCACGTCCGGCATGGACGTCCTGCCGGTGTGCAGGAAACGCTCGAACAGCAGGCCATGCGCCAGGGGATCACTCAGGGTGATGCCCAGCGCGTAACACAGCACGCTCCCAGCGGCACTGCCTCGGCCCGCTGCAAGGATCCCATGCGCGCGGCAGTAGTCGGTGACCTCGGCGGCCGTCAGGAAGAACCCGGCCATGTCGAGTTCCGGCCCGGGCGCAGCGCCCCCTCCTGATGGATGACGCGCGGGCGCAGTTTTACGAAGCCTGCCTGCTCGTTCAGCCGCTGGTGGCGCGGCACTTTGACCCGGCGTTCTGGCGCAGCGGGTGGCCAGAGGCGCGGTCGGTCGTCACCGCGCTCGGACAGGCCCAGCCCGCGCGCCGCTGAGCACCTGAGCCCCCTGCACAGAGCGGACCATTCGCGAGCAGGAGAGGCGGCGCCTCTCGGGCGTTCACCCACGCGCCCCGTACCCTGCCGAGAGGAGGACTGGCCATGCCCCGCACCCCCACCGCCCACGCGGCCCAGCACGCCCCGTTGACGCCCGACGAGCGTCGCGGCGCCCTGTCGGCCATCGCGCAGCGCCGGGATGCGCTCCTGCGTGAACTGCGCGAGCTCAACGAGATCGAAGCGGGCCACCGGGCAGCACTCGCCGGAGCCGGTGAGGGCACTGGGCGCGCCGTGCACTGACCCCACCGCACTCGGCACCTCTTAGACTGAAGGCCACGACCGGCCCCCCCGGGCCCGCCTACTTTCACCCGAGGTGCCCCATGACCCTGCTGCAACCTGGCGAGAAACGCCGCCTATCCGACCTCACCCCAGACACCCGAGTGCGCGTGCAGGTCACCCATGACCTGAGCGGCGCGGACGTGAGCGTGTTCGGCCTGGACCGGGAGCGCCAGCTGCGCGACGACCGGTATTTTGTGTTCTTCAACAGCCTCCAGAGCCCCGCGCGGGAGGTGCAGTTGCACCTGGACGGCCCGCGCGCCACGTTCGACGTGGACCTCGGGGCGCTGCCGCCCAGCATCGAGCGGCTGGTGTTCGTGATCTCGCACGACCAGAGCCCCATGAGCCGCCTGGGGCAGCTGCGCCTGAGTCTCCAGGACCCGGCAGGCACCGAGCGGGCCGCTGTGCAGCTCACCGGCACGGCGTTCACGGCGGAACGCGCCCTGATGATCGCGGAACTGTACCGGCACAGCGGCGAGTGGCGACTCGGGAGTATCGCGCAGGGCTTCCAGGGCGGGCTGGACGCGCTGCTGACGTACTTCGGTGGGCAGATCGCTGAGGACACGCCGGCCACGCCGCCCACGCCGGTCCCTCCCCCCGCACCGACGCCGACCCCGACGCCGCCAGCACCGACACCCACGCCCACTCCTCCTGCACCTACGCCTCCCGCGCCGCCTCCCGTCCCTCCTGCGGACCTATCCCCCAGCGGGCCGGGCGGGCAGGGCGCCAGCATCGCGGATTTCCTGCGGGCCAGCGCCGAGCAGGACCGGCCCGGGGAGGTCTTCGAGCTCGAGTCCAGCAAGATGCTGGAAGTGAAGGTCAACGGCCGGGTGTGGAGCAAGCTCGGCGCGATGGTCGCGTACAAGGGGCGGCTCGACTTCCAGCGGGCCAGCACGCTGAGTGACCTGATGGGCGGCATGCGCGGCGGTGGCATGGGCGGCCTCCTGGGCGCCGCCATGCGGATGGGCAGCGGGGAGATGGGGCCCCTCGTGAGCATTCAGGGGCAGGGCGTGTGCTACCTCGCCGATCAGGGCAAGGAAGTGTCGATCATCCGCCTGCAGGGCGACACGCTGAACGTCAGCGGCAACGACCTGCTCGCGTTTGAGGACACCGTCACCCATGAGATCACGATGCAGCGCTCCGTGGCAGGCATGGTGTCGGGCGGGCTGTTCAGCGTGCGGATGAGTGGGTACGGCCTGGTGGCCATCCTGAGTCACGGCAAACCGCTGACCCTGCGGGTCACGCCGCAGGAGCCGGTCTTCACGGACCCCAACGCGACCATCGCTTGGAGTGAGCACCTACGCCCGGACCTGCGGGTCGCGCAGGACCTGCGGTCCATGTTCGGGCGGGGCGGCGGCGAGACCCTGCAGATGGCCTTCCAGGGCAGCGGCTTCGTGATCGTGCAGCCCTACGAGGAGTCCCCGGCCATGAGCAACCTGCCCACCCACTGAGGCGAGGAGGGAGAACGGGGCCCGCCGCCCACAGGCACTCAGAAGTGCGCGTCAGCGGACGGTGTCCAGTTCCCGCTCCTGTTCCAGGTACGACTGAACCACAGTGCCCTGGTGGTCCAGTTGAAGGATCAGGGTCTGCGGTTTCTGCTGTTCGCGCAGGATGCCAGCGCGCATCGTCTGGAACTGACCGAGTTGGGCCTGCAGCTGGGTCAGCATGTGCTGGTGCGTGGTCAAGGTGGGCACCCAGCCGTCCGGCTGATCTTTGAACGCGGCCCGCTGCTGGTCCTGTTTGTTCCGGCGGCCCTGCATCAGGCGGCCGAACAGGCCGGCCACCACGCCACGCACCGAGAACTCTGTCTCGCTGCCCGGCGCGTTCCGGGCGCTGGCCTGCGCGTCGTAGTGCGTGAGCGCCTGCGCAAACACGGCCGTGGCGCGCTCGAGGGTCTGCAGGGACCGCCGCAGGTCCTCCTCGTGCAGTGAAACCCGGTCCGGCGCCCACCCCAGCTGCACGCCGACCTCCAACGCCCGGATGTTGGTCGCCGCGGCGAACAGCGCGGTGTTCATGTGCCGCGTGTGCTTCTTCAGGCTGCGTCTGGCCTCCTCCAGTTTGAAGGTCCCGCTGTCCCTCAGGGCGTCTTCCAGATTGGCCATAGGCAGTTCATGCTGCGCGACCTGACTTTCGGACTCATGGATCAACTCCAGCACGCTGGCCAGCGCGGCTGTCCGCTCCTCGGCATCCAGGGGCCGCTGCTGCAGGAGCTTCGCATTCCGCTGCACGCTTTTCAGGCGGGCGAGCAGGCGGCCCATGGCCTGGCCGTCCAGGAATTCCTGCAGACCGTCGAGTTTCCGGTCGATGGATTTCAGTTCCTGATTGATGGCGTGCAGGTAGTACTGCGCGGTCACGAACGCGGCCACCTGAAACGCGACGGTGGCGACGGCCGTGACGCGCATCAGCTGATCCGGGCGGAAATGCCCGGCGCCCATGATGCGGCCGGTCTGCGCGTTTCGCACGAAGCCGGTCAGGCCACCGTCGACGTTCATCATCTGCGCGCCGCCGCGAATGGCTTTCTGCATCTCGGGATTCAGCACCAGGCGGTAGGTGCTGGCGCTGAGCAGGGACGGCAGGGTCGCTCCTGCCATCCGGACAGCGCCCTGCAGGGCGTGGCCCAACTGAACCTTCTGATCGTCAGACAGGGTGACCGGGGCCGCGTCCCTGAAATCGAGCGGTTGCGCTTCCCGGAGGCTGAGGAGCGCCGCGCCGCTGGCGTCCTGCACCTCCCATTCCGTGAACGCGTCCCGCTGACGCATGGCCAGGCGCTGACCCGACCACGCGGTGATCTGCTCGGGGGTGGCGGCAACCGCTGTGAGCAGGTCATCCCATCCGCCCTGGTGGCCCTGACCAACAGCCGCGACCCGCCAGCCGGTGGTCGTGGCGTATAGTTCCAGCAGCACCACGGCTTTTTCGTGCGTGAGCAGCGGCAGCGGCTCGAAGACATGCCCGCCCAGCTGGACGGTCAGAGCCTGGGCCTGGGCAACTGGACGCTCGTCGTGACCGGCCACCAGCACCACGCGCTTGACCTCTTCAGGGAGATCAGTGAGGTGGACAGCGAAGCGCGCCTTTCCCTCTGCGTACGCGCCGGTCACCGCGCCGCCCAGCAGGTCCGGTGTGGCCGGGGACGCCACGCCTGACGGCCGCAGGTGACGCTGCTCATCCAGGGCCAGAACGGCGACGTGCAGGTCAGGCATCCCGTACGCCACGGTCACCTCGACGTGGGTGATGACACCCAGGTCCCGCAGGGCCCGTCGCTCGCCGGGCAGGAGGGTCAGCGTCACGACGCCGCCTCACAGGACATCGGCAGGTGAAATGTCGTGGCCGGCGCGGGGCAACTGGACATCATGCCGGTAGCCTACACATGCGCGGGTCACGGAACCATGACGGCCAGCGGCGACCCCTGACACGCCGCCACCCAGGTGCAGCGGACACTGCAAGGAGCATGCCGACGCACGACCAACGGCCTTCACCCCTGGCCGGGGTCAGAGGGACCCCATGAACCACGCTCTGCTCGCCTAAATTCATCAGCATCTGTCCGCCTAGTGGATGACCACAGGCTTGGCTTGATCTAAGCTGAGGGATGGGGCGACAGAAACAGTGTGTGGTGGCGTTGACGGCACACGAGCGGCAGGAACTGACGGATATGACCCGCAAAGGCGTCCACAGTGCGCGGGTCATCACCCGCGCACGGCTGTTGCTACTCAGTGACCAGGGACTGAAGGATCGGGACGTCGCCGAGCGCGTGGGTGTCAGCACCGTGACCGTAGCGTCCATCCGACGTAAGTTCGTACAGGGCGGCCTGAAGGCCGCCCTGTACGAAAGAGCCCGGCCGAAACAGCCGCCCAAACTTGATGCGCACGGGACGGCCATCCTCATTGCCGAAGTGTGCTCCGCGCCCGTCGGGCGCGAAACCTGGACGATGCGGTTGCTGGCTGATCGCCTGGTGACGCTGGGGGTCGTGGACCGCATCAGTGATGAAACTGTCCGGCGTACGCTGAAAAAAACGTCCTCAAGCCGTGGCAGGTCGAGAGGTGGTGTGTCGCCCAGGTAGGCGCAGACTTCGTGTGGCGCATGGAAGCCGTACTGGACACTTATGCGCTGCCCTACGATGCCCGTCGGCCCGTAATCTGCTTCGACGAGAAGTCCTACCAGTTGCTTGATCATGTGCGCGATCCGCTGCCACCCGTGCCGGGTATCCCGGCACGGGTTGATCATGAATACAAACGCTGTGGCACGGTGAATTTCTTCGTGGCCTTCGAACCGCTGATGGGTCAGCGCACCGTGACAGTCACGGAGCGGCGAGGGAACGCCGAGTTCGCGGCGCAGCTCCAGGCGCTGGACGTGCGGTACGCGGCAGCAGACACGATCGTGCTGGTGCTGGATCAGCTGTCGACGCAGAGTCCGGCCGCGCTGTATCAGTACCTCCCGGCAGAGGAGGCGCGTCGGCTGAGCCGACGCTTCGAGTGGGTGTACACGCCCAAACATGCGTCGTGGCTCAACATGGCGGAACTGGAGTGGGCAGTCCTGCAACGACAGTGTCTGGGGCAGCGCTTGGCCAGTGTGGACGCAGTCGAAGCGGAATTGCTGGCGTGGGAAACCGACCGCAATGCGCGGTCGGTGCGGGCGAATGGGCAGTTCCCGATATCGGCGGCACGGGATAAGCTCAAACGCCACTACCACATCAATGAATAGCTATCCTCATGCCTGTGGTCATCCACTAGACTTTGTTGGCGGATTCGAAAACTGCTGTTCGGCGGGGCAGCTCATCGGGACTCGGCCACTAGAAATGCGGAGTCTGGGAGCCCTCATCTGCATTCGTCAACAACGTCTGGTTCCAGCCAACTACCCGGAATGCCGACAACGCCCTGAATCAGGACGGAATCAGTCGGGAAAACCGCGAATAGGCCGTCCAGAACACTATTCATCTTCACGAAGCACAATCCATGGCTGGCGAAGTTTACCCGCTCCATGCAGTGAGGCGACACGGATTTGACCGCCGAACCGAACCATCGGTCCTGTTCCGTGGCTGGACCGCACGTGGCGAGGCGTCCGGCCCCATCGCTACTCAGGCCGACGGGACAAGACAGTCACGATGTCGGCAGGAACGGAACATCGCTCTGACGCATCGTCTGCACCAGGAGCTGTGCAGCGGTCGAGGGTCATTCATAGGCCTCCCTGATGCCTGCGCCGCGCCCGATGCTCCCTTGCCTCCCGGTTGCGTCGCCCCACGCCCTTCCCGCAGGGGCGTCCCCTGCAGGTATCCAGCGGCGGTGCGTCAAAAAAGCAAAACAAATGAACGGGACGCCGACATAATGAATCCCAGGGCCGCCCTGCGCGGCCCACCGAGGAGGCACCACACATGGGATTTCTCAACAAACTCAAGCAACTGGCGCAGGACGGCAGCGCCGCCGCGCAGCAGAACATCGCCCGCTTCCAGAACGCGGCGTTCGCGGACGCCACCATGGCCGCCTGCGCCCTGATCAGTGCCGCGGACGGCTCGGTCAGCCCCGAGGAG comes from Deinococcus sedimenti and encodes:
- a CDS encoding DNA polymerase III subunit alpha — translated: MAGFFLTAAEVTDYCRAHGILAAGRGSAAGSVLCYALGITLSDPLAHGLLFERFLHTGRTSMPDVDIDIASSRRDQVLSWVEDRWGLTGTGEAMVANRITYRLKSAIQDLGRALGLPPELRDRLSRALGRDYGHLRPHRAREAEAVFTEVLGDAPVKDALLTLLERLEPKFTRHLAPHSGGVVLSSESLTHYSPLTRSSGGIRMLTFDKDDVERLGLIKLDLLGLRMLAALERAREEVLRLTGEWVEYGQLPDDPGVWREISTGDTMALFQIESPAQVQMTARLQPKDMTQLAHQIALIRPGPIQSGTVHPYVRRARGEEPVPDLPEPLQSILAPTHGTLMFQEQILRIAVQYAGMDWPQADRFRSRLSKVEDPDELAALRVSFLEGAAATVGAFPWEADAVFEQCAAFRGYGFAESHAHAFAQHSYASAYMRRHHPAAYFAAFLTEAPGMWPASTIASEAARRGVRLTGACVNRSGVSYRAESVHTVRVPLTAVEAISADTARQIVQERLTNGKFQGVEDFYDRVQIKRDALDTLVKAGAFDALDRQRNRREAYFVLQTVAHARPPGTRALLAPEAALPDVPELPIDLQAALDTGLTGTTPTGRHQLDAHRARLRDLGCETLASLRHGATCWAAGVIVAKQRPPTAKGFAFYVLEDATGRVQAIISPDLWEAHRALLRDARALIVRGQVTRQGRAVTVRVEGLAELPLRPGGAAQAAD
- a CDS encoding AIM24 family protein, producing MTLLQPGEKRRLSDLTPDTRVRVQVTHDLSGADVSVFGLDRERQLRDDRYFVFFNSLQSPAREVQLHLDGPRATFDVDLGALPPSIERLVFVISHDQSPMSRLGQLRLSLQDPAGTERAAVQLTGTAFTAERALMIAELYRHSGEWRLGSIAQGFQGGLDALLTYFGGQIAEDTPATPPTPVPPPAPTPTPTPPAPTPTPTPPAPTPPAPPPVPPADLSPSGPGGQGASIADFLRASAEQDRPGEVFELESSKMLEVKVNGRVWSKLGAMVAYKGRLDFQRASTLSDLMGGMRGGGMGGLLGAAMRMGSGEMGPLVSIQGQGVCYLADQGKEVSIIRLQGDTLNVSGNDLLAFEDTVTHEITMQRSVAGMVSGGLFSVRMSGYGLVAILSHGKPLTLRVTPQEPVFTDPNATIAWSEHLRPDLRVAQDLRSMFGRGGGETLQMAFQGSGFVIVQPYEESPAMSNLPTH
- a CDS encoding TerD family protein — encoded protein: MTLTLLPGERRALRDLGVITHVEVTVAYGMPDLHVAVLALDEQRHLRPSGVASPATPDLLGGAVTGAYAEGKARFAVHLTDLPEEVKRVVLVAGHDERPVAQAQALTVQLGGHVFEPLPLLTHEKAVVLLELYATTTGWRVAAVGQGHQGGWDDLLTAVAATPEQITAWSGQRLAMRQRDAFTEWEVQDASGAALLSLREAQPLDFRDAAPVTLSDDQKVQLGHALQGAVRMAGATLPSLLSASTYRLVLNPEMQKAIRGGAQMMNVDGGLTGFVRNAQTGRIMGAGHFRPDQLMRVTAVATVAFQVAAFVTAQYYLHAINQELKSIDRKLDGLQEFLDGQAMGRLLARLKSVQRNAKLLQQRPLDAEERTAALASVLELIHESESQVAQHELPMANLEDALRDSGTFKLEEARRSLKKHTRHMNTALFAAATNIRALEVGVQLGWAPDRVSLHEEDLRRSLQTLERATAVFAQALTHYDAQASARNAPGSETEFSVRGVVAGLFGRLMQGRRNKQDQQRAAFKDQPDGWVPTLTTHQHMLTQLQAQLGQFQTMRAGILREQQKPQTLILQLDHQGTVVQSYLEQERELDTVR
- a CDS encoding helix-turn-helix domain-containing protein, which codes for MGRQKQCVVALTAHERQELTDMTRKGVHSARVITRARLLLLSDQGLKDRDVAERVGVSTVTVASIRRKFVQGGLKAALYERARPKQPPKLDAHGTAILIAEVCSAPVGRETWTMRLLADRLVTLGVVDRISDETVRRTLKKTSSSRGRSRGGVSPR